In one Nicotiana tomentosiformis chromosome 6, ASM39032v3, whole genome shotgun sequence genomic region, the following are encoded:
- the LOC104108296 gene encoding protein LIGHT-DEPENDENT SHORT HYPOCOTYLS 10-like, which translates to MQAMMSNDHRKVEEGEGEGSSATVTLAPSDNHLQLPPPPQLSRYESQKRRDWNTFGQYLKNLRPPIPLSQCNYNHVLEFLRYLDQFGKTKVHLHGCPFFGQPEPPAPCACPLRQAWGSLDALIGRLRAAYEENGGLPENNPFASGSIRIYLREVRDFQAKARGISYKKKKKKRKLQINASTNAEATATFQLQFS; encoded by the coding sequence ATGCAAGCTATGATGTCAAATGATCATAGAAAAGttgaagaaggagaaggagaaggatcATCAGCTACTGTAACCCTAGCACCATCTGATAACCATCTTCAGCTACCACCACCGCCCCAACTGAGCAGGTATGAGTCTCAAAAACGCCGTGATTGGAATACTTTTGGACAGTACTTAAAAAACCTAAGGCCACCAATTCCTTTATCCCAGTGCAACTATAACCATGTACTAGAATTTCTCCGATACCTAGATCAATTCGGGAAAACTAAGGTGCATTTACATGGTTGCCCTTTTTTCGGGCAACCAGAGCCACCAGCGCCTTGTGCTTGTCCTCTCAGACAAGCATGGGGTAGCCTAGATGCACTCATTGGTAGGCTTAGAGCTGCCTATGAAGAAAATGGTGGTTTGCCAGAGAATAATCCTTTTGCAAGTGGTTCTATACGTATTTATCTTCGCGAGGTAAGGGATTTTCAAGCTAAAGCAAGAGGAATTTcatataagaagaagaagaagaaaaggaagttgCAAATTAATGCAAGTACTAATGCTGAGGCAACTGCAACATTTCAGCTGCAATTTTCTTGA
- the LOC104108298 gene encoding peptide-N4-(N-acetyl-beta-glucosaminyl)asparagine amidase A-like, translating into MAFSFLFLVFFSLLQQPLFSTATLHSSTSLFRSQLITQLDSSSSKNATPTTYFEVTKPINLPKTKPCSYLVLQHDFDYTYGKPPVLANYTPPSNCPSQKFSKIVLEWKATCKGRQFDRIFGVWLSGVEIFRSCTAEPRANGIIWTVKKDITRYYSLLMTNQTLVVYIGNLVDSTYTGVYNVKLFIHFYPAEEKHIDNELNLDYSYKPFDSGADLILPISRNLPLNDGLWFEVENSKDVLSKEFKIPQNAYRAILEVYVSFHENDEFWYSNPPNNYITTNNLTGTPGNGAFREVVVSVDDMIVGAVWPFTVIYTGGVNPLLWRPISGIGSFDLPSYDIEITPLLGKILDGRTHKISFSVTDALNVWYIDANLHLWLDEKSIKAEGKLLEYSSLPLSFSLVTNFTGIDGSFLTNASRSITLTGWVKSSYGNITTKSAQSLSYGNYMVMGNEGNLQIVDQLIYFNDTVDVMLPSSSVQSLDSFKKFLLLLYTNNVDKGDDSYASISNITLGFDDKRVRSSEYGSSASFTENMQKAQGYMLVKGRLVVSGLGSTQQVYKYKDDSCCYSRNISSSNYTIHYDKVSDNCPRSTSSHWPFSFGKFWSVPARRVFLASHFGDVKDGV; encoded by the coding sequence ATGGCTTTCTCTTTCCTCTTCTTGGTTTTTTTCTCTCTACTCCAACAACCTCTCTTTTCCACCGCAACTCTCCACAGTAGTACATCTCTCTTTAGATCACAACTCATTACCCAGCTAGACTCTTCTTCTTCCAAGAATGCCACCCCAACAACCTATTTTGAAGTCACCAAACCCATAAATCTACCCAAAACCAAACCTTGCTCATATCTAGTCCTTCAACATGACTTTGATTACACATACGGAAAACCCCCTGTTCTTGCTAATTACACACCCCCTTCTAATTGCCCATCTCAGAAATTTTCCAAGATTGTATTGGAATGGAAAGCAACATGTAAAGGAAGGCAATTTGATAGAATTTTTGGTGTTTGGCTTAGTGGGGTTGAGATTTTCAGGAGTTGTACTGCTGAGCCAAGGGCTAATGGGATTATTTGGACTGTTAAGAAGGATATTACAAGGTATTATTCTTTGCTTATGACAAATCAAACTCTTGTTGTTTATATTGGGAACTTAGTTGATAGTACTTATACTGGTGTTTACAATGTGAAACTTTTTATTCACTTTTATCCTGCTGAAGAAAAACATATTGATAATGAGCTGAATTTGGATTACTCTTATAAACCATTTGATTCTGGGGCTGATTTGATCTTACCCATTTCAAGAAATTTGCCTTTAAATGATGGTTTGTGGTTTGAGGTTGAGAATTCTAAAGATGTTCTATCAAAGGAATTTAAAATTCCCCAAAATGCTTATAGGGCTATACTGGAAGTTTATGTTTCATTTCATGAAAATGATGAGTTCTGGTATAGTAATCCACCGAATAACTACATTACTACGAATAACCTTACTGGAACGCCAGGGAATGGAGCTTTTAGGGAAGTAGTAGTTAGTGTTGATGATATGATAGTTGGTGCAGTTTGGCCTTTCACCGTGATCTATACCGGGGGTGTCAATCCCCTCTTGTGGAGACCAATAAGTGGAATTGGCTCGTTTGATCTTCCTTCGTATGACATTGAAATTACGCCATTGTTAGGAAAGATTTTAGATGGGCGTACCCATAAGATTTCATTCAGTGTCACGGATGCTCTAAACGTGTGGTATATTGACGCAAATTTGCATCTTTGGTTGGACGAAAAGAGTATAAAGGCAGAAGGGAAGTTATTGGAATACAGTAGTCTACCCCTTTCCTTTTCTCTTGTGACCAATTTTACAGGCATTGATGGATCTTTCCTCACAAATGCTAGTAGGTCAATCACATTGACAGGATGGGTAAAGTCATCCTATGGGAATATCACTACTAAGTCAGCTCAAAGTTTAAGTTATGGTAACTATATGGTGATGGGAAATGAGGGAAACTTGCAAATTGTGGATCAGCTTATCTATTTCAATGATACTGTTGATGTCATGTTGCCATCTTCGTCTGTCCAGTCTCTTGATTCTTTTAAAAAGTTTCTGCTTCTCTTGTATACCAACAATGTAGACAAAGGAGATGATAGCTATGCCTCAATCTCAAATATTACATTGGGATTTGATGATAAGAGGGTAAGATCTTCCGAGTATGGATCCTCCGCCAGCTTTACGGAAAATATGCAAAAAGCACAGGGCTACATGCTTGTCAAGGGCCGGTTGGTGGTTAGCGGGCTTGGGAGTACCCAACAAGTCTACAAATATAAAGACGATTCATGCTGCTATTCTAGGAACATAAGCAGCTCAAATTACACAATACATTATGATAAAGTCAGCGATAATTGCCCCAGAAGCACTTCGTCTCATTGGCCTTTCAGCTTCGGCAAATTTTGGTCTGTACCTGCTAGAAGGGTTTTTTTGGCATCTCATTTTGGTGATGTTAAAGATGGTGTCTGA